The genomic DNA CGTGATCTCGGTCCCGTAGTCCTTATTCTGATAGTCGCTGGGAGTCACTTTGACCGACGCGTTGACAACGCGCCGAGCGAGCAAAATCTTGTCGCACGTCGCCTTCACGTTCGCTTCGGTCGTATCGGGCTGCAGGGCGACACGAGCTGCTTCGTAGGCGCAGATCGTGAGCGTCTGTTGAAGATGAATCGCAGCGGTAACCTCCTGAACGCCAAACGCGATCAGAAGAATCGTGGGAGCGACGATTGCCATCTCGACCGCCGCCACACCTTTGCGGGACCGATTACCAAAGGGCAGTTTCACGATTTGTTTCACCATCATTGATTTGAGGGGCAGACAGAGATTCCTCTCCATCGATTCGATGTCGATGGAGCCGTGGGAATCGCGCGCCGAGAACCGACGCGTCGTCGTGGCGAGCCGATGTCGCTTCAGGAATCTAGGTCAGCCGCCTTCAGGTGGCCTCTTGGATCGGCCGATCGATTGCGGGAACCCGAAGATCGAGCCTCAAACCTCGCGGCTCGTGTCGATCGAATTGGTTATGAGAAAACCCTTTGCTTAACGATACACAATGCTTTCATAGGCCTCCGAGCAGCAAACCCGCTCGCCCTAATCCGCCCCGTCTCGCCAGCTATCCACGCCTC from Rosistilla oblonga includes the following:
- a CDS encoding TadE/TadG family type IV pilus assembly protein, whose amino-acid sequence is MKLPFGNRSRKGVAAVEMAIVAPTILLIAFGVQEVTAAIHLQQTLTICAYEAARVALQPDTTEANVKATCDKILLARRVVNASVKVTPSDYQNKDYGTEITVTVSADLEGNSLGPLLVLSNRSVVGEVTVMKEHGT